A region of the Polynucleobacter sp. MWH-Braz-FAM2G genome:
TAGATTCGACTGGTATCAAAACCATGAAGGACTTAAAGGGTAAACGTATTAGCACTGGAGCGCCTGGTAGCGCAACAGAAGTGATGGCATTTCGTTTATTGGAAGCTGCGGGCCTTGATAAAGACAAGGACGTCAAGCGTGAGCGTCTCAGCGTTGCCGAATCAGTAAATGCTGTCAAGGATCGCAAGATAGATGCATTTTTCTGGGTGGGTGGGCTTCCTACCGCCGCGGTGACTGACTTAGCTAACAGCCCTGGAATGAAAATTGTCATGGTGGATACATCTGATGAAGTGCCCATCATGAATAAGAAGTATGGCAATCTCTATTTCACAGCGGTGATTCCAAAGGCGATGTATAGCGGTATGGCAAAAGATAATAAGGTAGCTGCGGTTGCCAATATATTGGTTGTCAATGCCAATATGCCAGATGATCAAGCTTACAAGATTGTTAAAACGATGTTTGATAACAAACTGGATTTAGTTCGTACCCATCAGGAATACATGAACGTCAGCCTTGAAAATCAAAAAGCAAAGTCAACCCCAGTTGATTTTCATCCGGGGGCGCTAAAGTATTTCAAAGAAAAGAATGTCAAAGTAAATTGAGTTTTAAATTAAATAAAGGGGTGAGTTAATCTCACCCCTTTAGCATTTAAGTAGCGCATAAAAATAAATATAAGAGGTTGAGACATGAATCAAAACGTTATCGACAACGAAACCCAAGAAAAATTAGATGCCTTCATCAAACAGGAGGAAGGTGACTCCAATGATTACAAAGGTCTATTAGCTAAATTCATCACTCTCGTTGCAGTAGGCATGTCTTTATTTCATTTATATGCCGCCTACTCGATTGTTCCTACACAGCAACTTCGCGTTATCCATGTTGCCCTAGTGCTTTTTCTGGTTTTCTTAAGCTTTCCAATAGCTGCACGCTTCAAAAATCGTCTCATGTTTTGGGATGTACTTTTTGCTCTGGGCTCCATAGCTATTGCTTATTACATTCTGACTGGTGGCGATGACTTTATGGATAGAAACACCGCCCCTAATTTAACTGATGTCATAGTTGGCATCAGCTTAATCTTGCTCATTCTCGAGAGCGTGCGCAGAACCAATGGCATGGTATTGGTAACAGTTACCGTCCTGTTCTTGCTTTACGCCTTATTTGGCAATTACTTACCAGCACCTTGGACTCATAAGGGATATGGTCTTGATCGCTTGGTAGGCTATATGTATATGACTCTCGAGGGAATTTATGGCACTGCTGTGGATGTCTCCGCAACCCTGATTATTCTCTTCACTATTTTTGGCGCCTTCTTACAATTTACTGGTGCAGGCAAATTCTTTATTGATTTTTCTTTTGCAGCCATGGGCGGCAAGTCCTCTGGGGTTGGCAGAACAATTGTGATGTCATCATTTCTCTTAGGCGGTCCGTCGGGCTCAGGCGTGGCTACCACCGTTACTGTAGGCTCGGTAGCGGCGCCCATGTTGGATAAAGTTGGTTACGAAAAAAATGCTGCAGGAGGACTGCTAGCAGCAGGTGGGCTAGGAGCAATTATCTCCCCTCCAGTATTAGGTGCTGCTGCATTCTTGATCGCTGATTTTTTGAAGATTTCCTATTTAGATGTTTTGCTGATGGCAACCATTCCAACCATTCTTTTTTATCTAGGTTTGTTTGTCATGGTGGAAATTGATGTGCGTAAATATGGCATGAAGAACATTCAGTTTTCTTCCACCGAAACTGCCTGGCAACTTACCAAGAAGTATTGGTTTCATTTCTTCTCCTTGATCTCCATTGTGGTATTTATGTTGTTGGGCTTCTCACCAGTCATGTCGGTGTTTTGGGCGACTGTTGTATCTGCCCTCTCGAGTATGTTGCGCGAAGATACTGCAATCATTCCTTGGGCTTGGTTTAAGGGTAAGGAACCAATCCTATCTGGGTTATATAACTCCAACCTAACTAAAGCCCTTGCCTCTGGATCTACTGGCGTCCTAGCCATCGCTGCAACTTGCGCGGGTGCGGGCCTTATCGTTGGTACAGTCACCCTGACTGGACTTGGTCTGAAATTTAGCTCAATTGTGATCCAGTATGCAGGAGGCTCACTCCTGCTCACGACTATTTTTACAGCGCTAGTTGTTTGGGTAGTGGGTCTTGCAGTTCCTGTAACAGCCTCATACATTATTTGCGCAGTAATTGCTGCGCCTGCACTCATCAATTTAGGGGTGCCTGCTTTTGCAGCTCATATGTTTATCTTTTATTACGCAGTGCTCTCGGAAGTATCACCACCAACTGCGCTCTCACCATTTGCTGCGGCTGCTATTTGCAAAGGCAATCCCTATAGGACCACCTTACAAACATGGAAGTATGTTGCTCCAGCCATTCTGGTGCCATTTATGTTCGTTTTAGACAAGTCTGGAGTGAGTTTGCTATTGATGGGATCCACCAATGCTCTGGAGCAAGCTGACTGGACGCAAATTGCCTGGGTTTCTTTTACTGCAGTGATTGGAATCGTATGTCTAGCCGGCGGTCTTCAAGGTTGGTTTATTGAAAAGACCAAGATATTTGAGCGCGTCATCATGGTGGTATCGGGCGTTGCGCTAGCTTACCCATCTACCGAGGCAGATTGGGTTGGATTTATTGGATTTGGATTAGTTCTCGTAACTCAGACAATTACCCATTTCAAGCTCAACCCACGAATCTCATAAGAAAGTTTTCCTTTGAAAGAAATTACGATCGCTTATGTAATAAAGCCCGCTAATGCGGGCTTTATTAATTCCTCACTTAAGAGATAAAGGGAAATTGAATCTTGTTAGGATATCTTGCTCCATGCAGTTTTGCCCGCGTACTTCTTAACCGCAACTTCATCAAACTCAAATCCTAAGCCAGGCGTTTTATGCAAAATCAAGTCGCCATTTTTAAAGGTGAGTTGCTTGTTGATCAACCTACGGAAATTAAGTACTTGATCATCTAAAAAGAATTCAACAAAGCGTGCATTTGGCGTAGCGGCAACTAATGGCGCATGCAAATCATGAAACCAGTGAGGGCAAACAATTACACCTTTTAAATCTGCATAAGCAGAAATTCTTCTCCATTCGGTAATACCACCGCAAACAGCGGCATCTGATTGCAAAATTGCAGCACCACCGGAATCAATAAGCTCCCTAAATCGCCAACGACCTGCCTCCATCTCACCTGTCGCAACATTGATTTTTGTTTGACGCGCCAACGCCGCGTGCAAATCAATCGCATCTGGTGAAAAAGGTTCTTCGATCCAGTAAGGGTTATAGGCCTCAAAACGGCGCACATACTCTAATGCGGTTGGTAAGTCGCGCCAAGCGTTATTAGCATCCAATGTCAGCAATACATCATTACCAATCGCTTTACGGGCAGCTTTAACACGAGCCTCTTCTTCAGATGGAGACAAGCGCCCTACTTTCATCTTCACCGCTTTAAATCCTTGTTTAACGTAGGACTCCATCTCCTTACCGAGTTTGGCAGGAGTCTTGCCCTCGAGATAGTAGCCACCGCTAGCATAAGCAGGAACACGATCATCCACCACTGAACCCAAATATTGATGCAGAGGGAGATTGACAGAACGAGCATTTAAATCCCAAAGAGCCGTATCTAAAATAGAAATACCCCGCATTACCGAGCCTGTGCGACCCTGAAGAATGGACTCGTTGTACATCTCCATCCAAAGACCTTCGCTACGATGACTGTTATGACCAATCAGTTTGGGGGCCAATAATTGCTCTACAGCAACTTTGGCAATATCACCACCCGCACTGCCGACATAACAAAAGCCAATTCCTTCAACTCCTTCCTTACTGCGCACTTTTACTAAACAATAGTGACGCTCGGAAACTGTACGAGTAGAAAATGAAGTAACTTTGTCCAGCGGTACGGCCACCGAAGCAACTTGAATGGATTCAATAATCGGCATCTAAACTCCTTAATCAAAAAATGATTGTATCGAGAATTTAATTTGCCGACAGAGGCATGAATAAGGAATAATCGATTTATTCCATTCAGAATGCACGGATCAAATATGAGTAAAGCGGTGATCATCGGAACAGGCACCATGGGTAGCGGCATAGCTGCTAGTTTTTTGGCGAATGGGGTAGATACCGTCATCCTAGGTCGCAGTATGCAGAAAGCGCAAGCATGTGCAGATGCCACTCGCTCATGCGCCGATTCCATTCATCCTGAGTGGCCTCGATTAAATTCTCAATTACAGAGTGACTGTCTTGAAACCTGGAATAACTGGGCTGATGTAGATTTAGTAATCGAGACTGTCTCAGAAAAACTAGACCATAAGAAGAAAATTTTTGTCGATCTAGACGAGCGTGTGCCTGCGCATATTCCCATAGGCAGCAATAGCTCTGGATTCCCAATTAGCGATATAGCCAGCGGCCTTAAAACAGCGCATCGAATGTTCAATACGCACTACTTTATGCCTGCGCATATCGTGCCACTCGTCGAAATTGTTTTAGGACAACATTCGGATCTCGCTATTGCAGAAAAGCTCTGCGAGTTTTATCGCGCCCATAACAAAAAGCCCGTTTTAGTCAAAAAGGATATTCCTGGATTTTTGGCCAACCGCATACAACATGCATTAATGCGTGAGGCACTCTCACTCATTGAAGAAGGCATTGCGACCCCTGATGACATTGATACTGCAG
Encoded here:
- a CDS encoding mandelate racemase/muconate lactonizing enzyme family protein — protein: MPIIESIQVASVAVPLDKVTSFSTRTVSERHYCLVKVRSKEGVEGIGFCYVGSAGGDIAKVAVEQLLAPKLIGHNSHRSEGLWMEMYNESILQGRTGSVMRGISILDTALWDLNARSVNLPLHQYLGSVVDDRVPAYASGGYYLEGKTPAKLGKEMESYVKQGFKAVKMKVGRLSPSEEEARVKAARKAIGNDVLLTLDANNAWRDLPTALEYVRRFEAYNPYWIEEPFSPDAIDLHAALARQTKINVATGEMEAGRWRFRELIDSGGAAILQSDAAVCGGITEWRRISAYADLKGVIVCPHWFHDLHAPLVAATPNARFVEFFLDDQVLNFRRLINKQLTFKNGDLILHKTPGLGFEFDEVAVKKYAGKTAWSKIS
- a CDS encoding 3-hydroxyacyl-CoA dehydrogenase NAD-binding domain-containing protein; the protein is MSKAVIIGTGTMGSGIAASFLANGVDTVILGRSMQKAQACADATRSCADSIHPEWPRLNSQLQSDCLETWNNWADVDLVIETVSEKLDHKKKIFVDLDERVPAHIPIGSNSSGFPISDIASGLKTAHRMFNTHYFMPAHIVPLVEIVLGQHSDLAIAEKLCEFYRAHNKKPVLVKKDIPGFLANRIQHALMREALSLIEEGIATPDDIDTAVRYSFGFRYAAVGPMTQKEISGWEGMTLAAELIYPSLSNITKPPNCVTNLIKSGKTGMAKGAGFRPWPADEAAITKQNYEKRLKAAFDVLSIAPDKN
- a CDS encoding TAXI family TRAP transporter solute-binding subunit → MKLLKFIAISLSFICASVSAQNISIATGGTGGVYYPMGGGLASVLSSKVPGMSATAEVTGGSVDNLNLIGTGKPYVGFSMADAAKDAQVGEGKFAGKKMDLRTLVVLYPNLMHVVTVDSTGIKTMKDLKGKRISTGAPGSATEVMAFRLLEAAGLDKDKDVKRERLSVAESVNAVKDRKIDAFFWVGGLPTAAVTDLANSPGMKIVMVDTSDEVPIMNKKYGNLYFTAVIPKAMYSGMAKDNKVAAVANILVVNANMPDDQAYKIVKTMFDNKLDLVRTHQEYMNVSLENQKAKSTPVDFHPGALKYFKEKNVKVN
- a CDS encoding TRAP transporter fused permease subunit; protein product: MNQNVIDNETQEKLDAFIKQEEGDSNDYKGLLAKFITLVAVGMSLFHLYAAYSIVPTQQLRVIHVALVLFLVFLSFPIAARFKNRLMFWDVLFALGSIAIAYYILTGGDDFMDRNTAPNLTDVIVGISLILLILESVRRTNGMVLVTVTVLFLLYALFGNYLPAPWTHKGYGLDRLVGYMYMTLEGIYGTAVDVSATLIILFTIFGAFLQFTGAGKFFIDFSFAAMGGKSSGVGRTIVMSSFLLGGPSGSGVATTVTVGSVAAPMLDKVGYEKNAAGGLLAAGGLGAIISPPVLGAAAFLIADFLKISYLDVLLMATIPTILFYLGLFVMVEIDVRKYGMKNIQFSSTETAWQLTKKYWFHFFSLISIVVFMLLGFSPVMSVFWATVVSALSSMLREDTAIIPWAWFKGKEPILSGLYNSNLTKALASGSTGVLAIAATCAGAGLIVGTVTLTGLGLKFSSIVIQYAGGSLLLTTIFTALVVWVVGLAVPVTASYIICAVIAAPALINLGVPAFAAHMFIFYYAVLSEVSPPTALSPFAAAAICKGNPYRTTLQTWKYVAPAILVPFMFVLDKSGVSLLLMGSTNALEQADWTQIAWVSFTAVIGIVCLAGGLQGWFIEKTKIFERVIMVVSGVALAYPSTEADWVGFIGFGLVLVTQTITHFKLNPRIS